The genomic region GCATCGTGCTTCCCCTGGTCGACGGCCAGGACCTCTCACAGGCCCACCTCGCCCTGATCATCATGGCGATCTCGGCCGGTTCGATCTTCGCCTCGCACGTGAACGACGGCGGCTTCTGGATGGTCTCCAAGTACTTCGGCATCTCGGAGCGCGACACCCTGAAGTCCTGGACGGTGCTGGAATCGGTGCTGTCGGTGGCGGGGTTCGCGGTCGCGGCGCTGCTGAGTCTGGTCATCTAGACAGAGCGAGCGCTTCGAGCGCCGGGACGGTCTCCGCCGCTCCCGGAAGCGCGTTCATCTCATCCCGGATCCGCTCGGCCGCGCTGCGGTAACCACTGTCGGCGAGCACCGTCGACACAGCCGTGTGGATGTCCTCCGGGGTGGCGGTGACCGGGTCCAGTGTCCGGGCGGCGCCGAGTTCGGTGCACCGTCGCGCGTTGTACGGCTGGTCCGCGCCGTGTGGGAACAGCACCGAGGGCAGGCCGTGGGCGAGCGCTCCCATGAGGCTGCCGGACCCGCCGTGCGAGACGACCAGTGCGCACTGCGGCAGCAACTGCTCCTGCGGAACGAACCGTTCGACCCGGATGTGGCCGGGCAGCGGCCCCAGCACTGCGGGGTCGATGTGATCGCTGACGGTCATGAGCACGTTCACGGGAAGCTCCCGGAGCCCGGCCGCGATCCGGGAGAACAGGTCGGTGCCGGCGTGCACGGTGCCGAGCGTCACGTACACGGTGGGCGTGCCCGGTGTGCCCGGTGTGCCCGGTGTGGCTTCGGGCGGGCGCGCGGCTGTCGGCCGGAACGAGAAGGTGTGAGCGGGGAGCGGGAAGCGCGGGTCCCGGAAGCTCGGCGGGAACGGTGAGAGCACCAGGTCCCGGTCCAGCACGGCGAGGTCGGGGTCGTACGGCAGGCCGTACTCGGATCGCAGTTCGTGCAGCGGCTCGGCGACAACGTCGTTGCGCAGAAAGCCCCCTGCAGCGAGTACTAGGACGGATGCGCAGGGAAGTCCCAGCGACTCGGCGGCGACCGCGGTGCCGAAGTCGACCTCGTCGCGCACCAGGATGTCCGGCTTCCAGGTGCGGGTCAGTTCAAGAACGGCCGCGGCGTGCCGACGCGCCCCGCGCCGGGCGAAGCCTTCTGCGAGATGCCGGATGTCCTCCTCGGGATCGGACACCTCCACGGTGCTGCGCGCTGCCGCTGTCTCCGCCGCTGCCGTCGCTTCCGTGTGCCCGCGCGGCTCGCTCGTGGCGAAGGCGGTGAACCCGGCAGCTGTGATCTCGGGGCCTCTCCGGCCCCCACCGGCGAAGGCGACCGTGTGTCCGGCGGCTTCCGCTGCGCGGGCCACGGGGATGAGCGGGCGGAAATGGCCGCTGCCACCGATGAACGTGAAGAGGATGCGCATCGGGCGAGAGTACGGGCAACTCGCCGGTGAGCAGGGCGGATCGGGAGAGCTGGGTGGTCGCCCGAGCGGTACCCGCGAACGGATCGGGGTCCGACGACAAGTACAGGGTGAGACCGTCGTCCGGCGGTCGGAGACGGAGGTTCCGTGACACCGGATACCCGGCAACACGAGGAGCGCGGCGACCGCGCCCCCGATCGCACCCCTGACCGTGACGGCGACAGTGACGCCCGGCTGACGCGGTCGGCGGCCGGTGACGCGGCGGCGTTCACCCTGCTGGTGGAGACGCACTCGCCCGCCCTGCACGGCTACTTCGCCCGGCGCGTGCCCGGCGCGGCCGATGATCTGCTGGCCGAGGCGTGGTTGCAGGCGTACGTCTCGCGGCGCACGTTCGACGCCTCGCGCGGCTCGGCGCGGGGCTGGCTGTTCGGGGTGGCCCGCAACGTACTGGCTCAGCACCTGCGGCGGGCGGGGCGGAAAGAGGCCGCACCGGGCCCGGAGGTCACCGACCCCTGGCAGGCGGTGGACCAGCGGCTGGACGCGGCAGCGCTGGCGCCCGCACTGCGCCAGGCGCTGGGCGAACTGCCCGCCGAGGAACGCGAGTTGCTGCTGCTCATCAGCTGGGAGCAGCTCACCCCGGCCGAGGCGGCGGCAGCCGTCGGCATTCCGGCGGGGACCGCCCGCTCGCGGCTGCACCGGGCCCGGGGCCGGCTGCGCGACCGGCTCGCTGCGTCCCGCCCGGCGGGACAGCACCTGACTGTGACGGGGGACCTGGCATGAGCACGTACGACGACGTGGAGCCGATCGGTATGAACAGGCGTGGCGTGGAGGAGAACGACATGAAGGAGAACGCCATGAAGGAGCGAGGGGCACTGCTGGACTTCCCCGGCGCCGATGAACTGGCGGCTGCCGGACGGGTCGAGCCGCCGTCGACGCAGGCGGTGGCCGGGGCATTGGCAGGGGTCGAGGCGGCGATGGCCGCGGAGCGGTCCGGGCGGGAAACGGACACCGTGGTGACGGCGCCGGTCCGGCGGGTGATCCCGGTCCGGCGGATCTCCGGGCGCCGCAGGGTGCTCGTCGGCCTGCTCACCGCCACCGCGGTCGCGGCCGGGGCGGTGACGTACGCGAACATCGGCGGCGCCGGGCCTTCGGCGCCCACGGCCACACGAAGCGAGGCGCACGCGGCCACCGCGTCCGTCTTCCTGAACGACATCTCCACCGTCGCTGCCGCCCAGTCCGTCTCCTCGGGGAAGTACTGGAAGCTGCACCTGCCGACCGGGGACACGTACATCTCGCAGGCCATGGACTTCTACGTCGTCGTGGACGGCAAGGCCTACAAGAAGGGGCGTCGGCCCGACTGGCAGTTCGGGTCGAAGGACCTCGACTGGAAGGGCCTGGACCAGCTGACCACGGACCCGGCGCAACTCCTCCGACTGCTGCAGGCCCCGCAGAAGGCCGACGACATCTCGCCCTTCGACCAGGCGTCGGCCCTGCTCGGTGACGCTCCGGCGAGCCCGAAGCTGCGGGCGGGGGTGTTCAAGGCGATGGCACAGCTGAA from Streptomyces sp. NBC_01267 harbors:
- a CDS encoding RNA polymerase sigma factor; the encoded protein is MTPDTRQHEERGDRAPDRTPDRDGDSDARLTRSAAGDAAAFTLLVETHSPALHGYFARRVPGAADDLLAEAWLQAYVSRRTFDASRGSARGWLFGVARNVLAQHLRRAGRKEAAPGPEVTDPWQAVDQRLDAAALAPALRQALGELPAEERELLLLISWEQLTPAEAAAAVGIPAGTARSRLHRARGRLRDRLAASRPAGQHLTVTGDLA
- a CDS encoding glycosyltransferase, whose translation is MRILFTFIGGSGHFRPLIPVARAAEAAGHTVAFAGGGRRGPEITAAGFTAFATSEPRGHTEATAAAETAAARSTVEVSDPEEDIRHLAEGFARRGARRHAAAVLELTRTWKPDILVRDEVDFGTAVAAESLGLPCASVLVLAAGGFLRNDVVAEPLHELRSEYGLPYDPDLAVLDRDLVLSPFPPSFRDPRFPLPAHTFSFRPTAARPPEATPGTPGTPGTPTVYVTLGTVHAGTDLFSRIAAGLRELPVNVLMTVSDHIDPAVLGPLPGHIRVERFVPQEQLLPQCALVVSHGGSGSLMGALAHGLPSVLFPHGADQPYNARRCTELGAARTLDPVTATPEDIHTAVSTVLADSGYRSAAERIRDEMNALPGAAETVPALEALALSR